DNA sequence from the Remersonia thermophila strain ATCC 22073 chromosome 2, whole genome shotgun sequence genome:
cccgcctcgccgtacgggaaggggccgggggcggtCTAGAGCAGAACGGAAACTCACGCTCCCATCATCGGCAAACTCTGCGCACGCGGCTTCAAAGTACGGGCTCCTCACCAGCAACCCCTGGTGCGCGGTGAGGATGGTCAGGTTCTCGCCGGAGCCGACGAGCAGCGTCACGATTGGCGTGGCGAGGTACTGCAAAAACGACACGCGCGACGGGACCTtctcctgctgccgctggccgccatcgccctcgctgcCCTCGGCGAAGGAAAGCTCGGTACCTGCGGCCGAGGGttcagcggcagcggccgccagcgccggagTGGTTGTCgaggcctcgccgccctcgcccatttcgacgtcggcggcgctcgagggaATGGGTGCGGCGGGCGTGTCCCCGATAGTTTCGTCGTCGAAGCCGTCGGCCATCGATGCGGTGCGGTTGGCGATGTCGATTGGTGTTCACCGATAACGTTCTTGTCGAATCCGTAAGGTAACTATTGCTGTTGAAAAGAATGACCGAGAGGCGCTGACTTTGTTGCGACGGAGGAAGACTGCGAAAATGGATTAGGGAGGAATCAATTGAGACACAAAACCCCTGCAATCTCGATACGCGCCGATGGAGAGACCAGAGGACCTGGGAAAAGGAGTGACAGAAAGTCGGGTGAGGTCCAAGGGTCGCGGGGAGGTTTGTTGTTGCGAAGCGCAAAAAGGAAGGCAAACCGTCGAGGGGAACCGGGGGGAGCAGAGATGGCGCTGCGTCACAGCAACCAAGCTCCAGCTTCGACAGGGGTGTCCCCCGACTGACGTACCGTCCTGCCGCTCTGAGATTCGTTAATGCCTGAGGCATCGACTCGGCCCGGCGCTCATTGTGCTGTGAGATCCACCCCCTCCAGCAAAACACCACCACACATCCTCACATCTTCACAGTGCCATGAGGGCGGAAAAGGGTTGCATTGCAGTACAGTCAATTAGGTTCTTATTATTCATTTCCTGCCAAATAGCCAGCGGTTCCCTAGTAGCATCTCGCatgccgaggagcaggctgCCAGTTTCTCTGCCCGACCCATCCGGACACATCATACAACTCTGACCACTGTAGTGTACCTTCACGTACTCTTCTCATAGGCCTGGTTGATGCCGCACTCCGTCCCGTTCCTCCACCAAACAGCCGAAGCCGCCTAGACTCCCACCGCTCCCTCCGTTCGAGGTCCTACGCAACCACAACCTCCTCACCtcttgtccttggcctccccCGCTTCCGGCCGCCGTTCTCTTcgctcctcccccccatgtcctcctcctggttcccctcccccgaccCCGAGGGACGATACaacttcctccccctcgccctcgcctcgtcctccggaTGCAAGAAGCGATTCACCACGCGATGATCCAGGATCCGCTCCTCCTTGTCATGCTTCCCGGCGGGCTGCGTCTTGGGCCACACGTACCCGTAGAGCTTCGAGTGCCGCTCGCAGCGGTCGCAGTTGGCGCGCGTGTAGTACGCATCCTTTTGCACgaacgcgccgccgcagttGGTGCAGTGGATCCAGGCCATGTCGGGCTGTGAGAGAAGGAGAGGTGTAAGGGTGTAATCGCCAGGCACGCGGTAGCGGCGGGATGGCTCGGTGGCGGGGttcggcgggcggcctttCCTGAACCTGttcgtcctcgaggctggCCGGGTAGCGTTCGCGCTGCTAGAGGGAGAGTCGGATTCATCggtcggcggctgcgcgTCAGGTGTcgcgtcggcctcctgcgAACCGGAACCGCTTGCTTGATCGTCGGCGCTGTCTGCCGACGTGTCTGGGGGCGCAACATTGTCCAAGGGCCCCGGTTGGCGTTCTCGCAAGGTCGCCTCGTCTTGCTTCATGGGCGACAGCTCGGGAGACGGGATGTGGGGATGGACagggagctcggcgtccggTGTTGTCGCGTCCGTGACGCTGGCCTTGTCGCTTTCGGAGCTTCCGCTGCCCGAAAGTTCGCTCTCTGACCTGCTCGCGAGGAGCCCGGGACCCAGGGAGATGGGTTCGACCGCGTACTGCGTCGTCTTGAACCGCTTGGCTGGCGTAATGGGCGGGGAGCTGAGGCAGGCAACGTCGAGCGTCCGCTTCTTCGACGGCGTGCGCCCCTCGTCTGCAGCCGGGCACGGGCTCGTCGAGTCTGTGGAAGCCCTCTGCGCCAACCTCCTGCGGCTCGCCTGCGTCTTGAGAACGCGAGGACGAATATCCCGGATGTCAGGAGTGACAGAGGGCGTGCGAGAGCCGGTGGCGAAGCTGGTGCTGCGGTCCCGCGTCCTCTTCCGCAACGAGTAGCCCTGCAGCGCGTCGGCGCTTTCTATGCTCCTCCGCACCGCGGCGACCCCTTCCGGTTGCCTCCACCCGTTGACCAGGTTGTCCTCGCAGGTTTGGCAGAGGCATTCGCAGTTGTTCTCGCCGAAGTAGCTCTCGCTGTAGGTGATGGTGATCTCCTCGCCCAGTGCGATGTCCCGCGTCGCAAAGATTTCAATCCCTGCCTGGCCGCGAGTAACAAGCCGGGCATTCGCGTTGCAGTCGTGGTTTGCGAACCGGGCAGGCCCCATGAACAGGCTCGTCTGCTTCCTGCGACTGCTGATGATGAGGCTGAAGTCCTTGTTCCactgcgcgagctgggcttcttcttggggcGTGACCGTGACCTGGATGCCGGCCAGGTGCTTGATGGGCTCGTTGCGCTTGATCAATCGCCGGGCGGTAACGCTGGCCTCGAACGAGTCGATGGTGTAGCGGTTTGTCGCATTCACCTCGAAGGGGCAGTCGGGAAGGTAGATGGCCATGTACCGCCGCATGTGGGACTTGAACGCatcccgctcggcctccgTCTTGAGGGAGTCGTAGAACTTTCTGAGGCCCTGGGTTGCGAGCAGCTTTTCCTCGGCGACCGACAGGTCCGGGTCAACAATCAGATGCGTCTGGATGAGCTTGGCGATTTGCTCCTCGTTGACTCCCCGGGACGGTCGGTAGGAGGGGCGGTTCTTGGGTACCGTCGTCCAGTAATAGGCCTGCGATGAGGTAAGATTGGGGGTCTTTGTGGACGGCGCTGCGATGCGCTGCTTACATGGTCAATCAAGACATCTGTGAGGATATCATCGTATGCGGCGAGCTGCGCAAAGGTGAGCGCGGGCTtcttcgccggcgctgcccgtGACATCTTTGGTTGAGACGCAAGCGCCGAACCGAAAATTGAAAGGGTTGGGGGAGGAATGAGGGAGCCGGCTTGTGTCGTCAAGGAAacgaggatgccgaagcGAGCGAACGATGGGGCGTCGGAGAGTTGAGAAGTTTGGTGAAAGGATGGAAAAGACAGGCGTTGTTGAGCTCAGCCGTCATGCCTGATCGCCAATGTTCATGCGAGAAACCTCAACGTATGAGAATGCGCCTTATTCTCTGCCAGCTGCGCCGTGTTGAATGACGACAGGCAACAACTCTGCATGTCGTTTGACGGATTGAAAAATACAGGGTTTCTGGGCAGCAGCCTTTTGTTCTCTCCAGCGTTGCGGAGTCAATTATGTGGTGAAAGAGCCGGAAACCTGGATCAAGTCTTGTTGCCGGCAAACCCCTCGACCGAGTCGTCATTCACAGCCAGGCCATGTCGTCAAGCTCGTAAACAAGGTATGAAAGACAGATCCGGAGGGCTTGTCGGCAGGGCGACGTAAAGCATGCAGATTCAATGGGTcggctgggggggggggggggggggaaagcgTTGCCGGACTGAGGTCAAAGaactgggcggcggcggcaaagtGGACGAAGAGACGGAGAGAACGCAGGTGAGGATGGTGGTTCCCAGGAGGTCCCAGTGTTGGTGACCCTCACATGCGCTCCAGCTGTTGCCCCGGAAATTGGCGTGGCCAGAGacagggaggggagggatcGATTTGCGCTCCCAACATGATTGGCTGCGCTTCGCCAAGGCCCGCCCCGCTTCCTCCGGCCGCACACCCTCCCCTGCAGGCGGCCCCCGTGAGGCATCAGGTCTGGGGTCACCTGCTGCAGACCGCCCTGCTGACATAATCCTCCGCGCTGCGAACATTTTCGGCAGAAagtgggcggcgggcttcaacgtcgtcgagctcggcgaggacggccttTGACTGAGATTCACCACACCCCGGAGGGCGCGGCCGCAGAGTCCCACGAGCCAACATGATTCAATTAAAGGTGCGTACATGGATGCCGGCAGTCCAGCTCAACCGCAGCCGGGGCGGGCAACAAAGTGTTAACATGCCCGGCCGGGCTCTCTTCCCAGACCCTGCTCAACTGCATCGACAactcgggcgccgccatcgtcgagtGCGCCCAGATCATCGGCCAAAAGCGCCATGCCTCCATTGGTACGTCTGCGTTGCGAGCATCTTGCAGACCTATCCTCCTTGCGACATAAGCCTCGATCGATCCCCGAAACCACccagcccgcccgctccAAACTACCCCTCCTCTCTGCTACCACCACGAACACaacacccccccctctcaaCACTCCCCCTCTCAaccctccaccctccccgGAACCAGTGCCACACACGCTCTTCTACGACGTCGCGAACGAACCCTTCAACTAACCCCTCTCCAAAGGTGAccgcatcgtcgtcgttgtccaAAAACAGCGcagcgccaacgccgacggtatggccggcgcgggcgccccCAAGGTCAAGCGGGGTGACATCCGGCACGCCATCGTGGTGCGGACACGCCAGCCCGTGCAGCGGCGCGACGGAAGCGTGGTGCGCTTCGACGACAATGCGTGCGTGCTCATCAACAAGGCGGGCGACCCCATCGGGTCGCGCATCAACGGCGTCGTGGGGTCTGAGCTGAGGAAGAAGAAGTGGAGCCGCATTTTGAGCATGGCGCCCATGCAGGCGTGAGGAAGGGAGGGCGGTCGGGTGGATGGGGTGCGCGGCGTGCGCGGTATGGTCCGAGAGGGAGCGTTTGAGCGTCAAAATCATAGACATGTCTGGTTCACTACGATATCCAGAGGGCGAGGAAATCGCATGGAAACGGCGTTATCGTTGTATACTACCTGTACAAAAATGCAAATGCAATGCGAAGAAACTCGGGCCCGTGATGCGTgcatcgccggcgtggaAACGTCAGGCAGACTCCCGTCTCCCGACATGTTGTGGAGCTAGAAACAACCGCTGCCCAGACCAGCATACGTCAGAGCCTCCTTCTACCGCTGAACGCCAACCGTGCGATACCCTATGCACCCGCCTACAGCCGGAATGACTGCCCACAAACTACTGAAAGATGTTTCCGCAATCGCAGCAAACGAAAAACAATTTCTGTGCTGCTGTTAGCAACAGCCGTCGACTTTTGGCCGAGGGAACCGAGGAAGACCGCTCACCATGCCCGTCTCAGCACTACGTTGCTGGGACTGAAAGTAGACTGCCTCGGGAAAGTTGCACGCCGGGCAGGCTTTTTTGGACCTTGGCAGCTATCGTGGAGATCCGTCAGCCCTGGCTCGCTCTTTTCCAAGACATGCTCCCCGAGGTGCAAAGACGAAAAAAGGCCAAACGATGCCAACGCCGGATCAAGCTCTCCGCCGTGTTGGTAACAACAAAACAATGATGGATCGTGACGTGTCTTACGCCTCGCACCGAGGCAACGAAGTCATCATGCTCGTTTCGTCGTGGCCGCGCCGGGGGCCGTCTCTTGGTCTAGCCTCGAGCCGCCGCTGGGGCGATCTGCTGGGACCAAACCCTCGACACGAGGACGGGACACGGTTTTGGGTCCGGCTCCATCTCCGCCtgccccctctcctccatcgcAAACAGATCCTCCGGCTGCAGGATGGTACCCAGGTCGTCCAGGCTGTCCCCTGTCCAGGCAAAGATCTCCACGTCGTCAAGATCGAGATCGACGTCTTCAAGATCATCAAAACCGGGATCCACGCCGCAGGATGCAACGCTagcatcgtcggcgatgaggttgGCGTCGCAAGGGGGCAAACAGGGAGACGGAGGTGCTTGCAAGAGCCTGTGGCACACGTTGCAAGTGATGATCCGGCCGCAGCTGAGGCAGGAGGAGACGGtgcacgtcgacgaggcggttgaTGCCAACGACAAGGTGACGGAGTCCAGGGGTCCTAcacggagcggcggcggcaacggcaaaGACTTTGGGCCCTGGCGGTTCGAATCCATATGGGTCAATGAAAAGCAAGGGCCACCCACCGTAGGATCACTGGCGACGTCCTGCGTCACACCGGCCGTTTCTCCGGTCGAGGTGTTCATGGTGTTGCGGAAAATGCATGATGACGTCGCCTCCTCGGAGAAGTTGCAGGTCCGGCAGGTGAACATGAGCTttcgctcggcctcgtcttcCTTGGGGTAGAGCATGTTGCTGCACTCGGAGCAGAAGCGGAACGTGATCTGCTCAGCGGGGTTCTTGTTGTCACCCCCCGAGGCGGATGCTGCTGGAGACGACATGGCGGAAGAGGATGAGATGGCGATCTGGCTGCGTCAAGGCTTTGAGTggagtgtgtgtgtttgATGGTGGGCAACGCGGGTTGCAATGGCGCGCCGCTGTGTGGATGCGCGAACCTGGGTGAGGGATAAGTTCCGCGGCTATGTGCAGAGCGAAATGATGAGCAGGCTATTCGATGAGTGCAGAAAAGCCTTGCTTGATGTGATGATGGATGATAACAAAGTTggggagaggcggaggatgaAGAAGACGCGCTCGGACGAATAAAGAGTCCAGTGCACGGGTGGGTTGCCCGATGTTGGGAACCTGAAAGAACCAGACAAACGGGAGGGGAAATGGGGTGCCCTTCCGTTTCGGTAGCCTCACCTGGACCTGGATGTTCGAGAAGGACCTGCCGGGGAAAGATCGGTGCCTGGACGATTGATCGCGGATTCTGCTTTCATCCGCAACGCGGGCTTCACAACCTGGGACGGGAAGCCGAAATCCAACCCATGGGACCCACATGATCAAAGCGGGTCCGGCCTCTTCCCCCATGGGAGAGCTGCCGACCCACACAGAGGGTACCTCAAAATTCCTAGGGGCGGCtatgggggggggggggggacgggatgCCACCGCTATCTATCGTCCAGGGTCCTTTTGCGATGTTCACGAGAGCATCTGGGAAATAAAAGatacaaaaaaaaagacaacgAGGAAATATACTCGGGGAGTGCTTGCGGTGATATTTGTATGTCTACAAGGTACGAACAGTTTGCTCATGTCTGCATGTATGTTTAGCGTCTCGAGGCCCTTGTGATGAAGCACTGTGCTTTGTACACTATGTACGCAAGGTACCATCATGTTCCTGGCAACATCACCCAGCCTTGCCTCTCAGCCCCGTTTGTTTGGTCCGTTGCTCATCGGCCCGTCAAGTGACCATAGTTCCACAGAACTGCTGTACCGTCCCTGACCACATCATCACCACACACTCTCTGGCCATGCAAGCCCGTGACGACAACCCGTTCTTATCCACGGGTCCCACGTCGGATTGGAAACCGACGTAGGTACCTATGGTGGTCAGACGATGGAGCagcgggcgccgggccaAGTTTCCAAGCCACGCGGGCCGGGTGGGTCAACTCGACGGAGCCCGCCTTGGACGGCACGCGGGATCCACCCGTGCCGTCAAGACACGCCAAGCCTCCGCGCCCACCGCACCCCTCGATTCTCCGGTCAACTCGAGCTCCAGGTCCCCGTTCTCTCCACCCCGCATTTTCCACGCCAGACCGTCTGCACTCCGCATCCCAACCACGCCCtcttccatccatccgttGTAACCTTGCTTTCTGCCTGTCCTCCTAAACAGGTCCAAACGGGAGCGTTATCCGGACACAGCCACACGTCCGTTATCCCTCaacagcagctcggcgacgcgcttCGGTCTTgaggctggcggtgctgtACCTTTTAGTTTAGGCTTCAGTCCTTCTTTGCTACTCTCCCATTGACAAGCTCAGGCTGTTGTTGTGCCTCGTATTTTCTTTGCTCGCTATCCCTCGTTTTCTTCTCATTGACCTTGgctcgaccaccacctcaaCAGTCGAGTGTTGAATCGCCAACAAGCACAATGGCTGACGTGAGTTCCTATTGTCACCACAACCCCAGCAATGCCATTTCAGATAGCTCGCTTCACGCCAATGACGCTCCCGCCGACTAACCACCGTCTTTAAACCCCCCACAGCAAATTGATACCGGCCTCCCTCCCAACTGGGAAGTGCGCCACAGCCAGTCCAAGAACCTGCCCTACTACTTCAACTCGGTCGAGAAGGTCTCGCGctgggagccgccggcggggaccgacaccgagaagctcaagatcTACATGGCCACCTACCACAGCAATGCCGTGCCCTCACgggcccccgccgtcgcccaggccgacgatCGCGCCGGCAAGATTCGCTGCGCCCACCTGCTCGTAAAGCATCGcgacagccgccgcccgtcgagctggcgcgagAACACCATCACCCGCTCCAAGGAAGAGGCCTTTGAGATCATCAAGGCCCACCGCCAGCGCATCGTGTCGGGCGATGtcagcctcggcgagctcgccctgACCGAGTCGGACTGCAGCAGCGCCCGCAAGCGGGGTGACTTGGGATACTTTGGCAAGGGTGACATGCAGAAGGAATTCGAGGACGCAGCGTTTGCGCTCGAGGTGGGCCAGCTGTCTGACGTGGTTGACACGGCAAGCGGGTTGCACCTGATTGAAAGGTAGGTTGGACACACACCGACTCTCTCCGTTTTCCTCTGCGGAGTGCTTGCGTGCTGACGGAGACTAGGCTCGACTAGAGAGAGATAGACCCCGATGCACCGGAATTCAACGGCGTGCCTGTCGAGTGCATATACCCAAAACAGAACCAAGAACACCACGAAATAGATGCTTCCCATCTTTTTGTCCTCGACTCCCTGCTACTCGCCGGCCGACACCTCGCTTGAATGGAGCCCTGTTGCGCAGTTTGAACTTGGTCGCGCCTGATGCCTGTGAGACTGGCATGTGCTTCCCCTATGAATATGCGAAGGCGATACTGTGTAATAGCTGGGCCCCCTCCGCGCCAGCCGGCCTTTAGCGCCCAGCATCCACAAGACGCTCTCATGCACTACCGATGTACCACTTCCAAGCTCATGACAATCCACTGTGCCAGCGGTCGTATGCTTCCCAACACCACCGTCATGATGCCCAGGGCGATcatggccagcgccgcgtgcggcgccgcctcgcttTGAGCGTCGTACAGGTAAGCCGCACccatggcggccgagttGACGCCCACCGTCacacccgccgccacggTCCGTGGGTCGTTGGGCCTCTGCTCCATCTCCTGCTGCCCGTTCGTTCCGGCCGCCTTTTTCGGGCTCTGCTCCGCCCCGCCTACCGCCGGCTCCCGGCGCCGTGTGCCCTGACACTCGGTCCGAGCATCATGCCCCGTCCCGCCCTCGTCACcgctctcctccgcccctcccgcaGCGGGCGGATCCGGCTTCAACCCCACCCACTtggccaccctcgccgcaaCCGTCCTgtccaaccaaccccccacccccaaccccatccCCATCTGATAGACAATCCCGCTCGCCACGACCATCGAGGCGTTCAGCCCGGCGTCGCCTCCCAGCGCGCCCACGACGGGCGCCCCCAGCGCGATGGTGACGCTCCGCGCCgcgaaggccgccgcccggctgcccggcgagatggccatggcgcgggACGCGAGGAGGGGTAGCAGGTCGCGTTGAGGAGCGCGACGcaggccgcgacggcgcagaCGGTCAGCCCGGCGCGCGACAGGATgcgcgcgcggcgctcgaAGAGCTTGAGGCCCCACGAGACGAGGCCTGCGTTGAGGATCGTGAGGgagacggagccggcggtcATGGTCGCGGCGGGGTTGCTCGCGCCGtcgggagaaggggagaaagaagaagaagaagaagaagaagaagaagaagaagaagaagaagaagaagaggaggaggaggaggaggaggaacggcGGGCGATGAGAGTCGAGAGCGGCGCGGTTGTGTCGAGGGTGTCGAGCAGCGTTGGGATGGGCCGGTTGCTGAGCGCACCGTCGATGAGCATGTAGGCCATCATGCACAGGGAGGTCCACAGGACGGGGTTGGCAAGTCCGGTGAGAAGGGTGCGAAccccggggcgggcggcgagggatgGGGTGGATTTGGCGGCGCCTTGGAGGGCTAGGGTGGCAAGCCAGGCGGTGACGAGCACTAGGGTTGCCATGGGAATGTCCATGCGAAGGGTCAGACGGAGCGGGAGGCCGACCGTGAGGGTCAGGAGGAGGCTGGCCAGCAACATCGGGTGGCATTGGGTGAAGTGGATCAGGTTGGTGTAGATGGTTTGTGGGCGAGAAAGAGGGACACTGATGATGGCGTTAGTAGGACAAGCGGGTGTGATCTGATTCGCGTGATCGCCACAGTCGGAGCAGGAGGCTGGGTGTTGGAGGGTGGAAAATGAGATATGTctcttggtggcggcggtaTTGGCCCCGTTCTCTGGATCGTTGGGGCCGCTCTGGTTCCAAAACGTTGTATCGTAGCGAACGAGCGCGCACTGCAATGCAAAGGCGAGGAAATATGTCAAGAGCGTGTTCAACAGCCCTGTCAAGACTACGCTGGCCCGTCAGCAAAACACGGCATGGCACGGCCGGTTCCGTCGTGAACCACCTTACGAAAACATAGGATGATCATGCCAATGCTcctggcgtcggcgaggggctCGCCACATAGCATTACAATTGGTACCGTGAAGCCAATCGACATGTGACGGTTGAGTAGTTCGGTCTTGAGCGTCTGTCAGATGGGAGATAGCCGGGTCCAGGAGGGCTCAACGCTTACGGCTGGCTTCAAGTGCTCGACGTACCACCCGTCCAATCCTCCAGCAGCGTATCCCAGCATAGCAAATGAGACgaacaccgccgccatcgccagtATCGGCGCCGGAAAGCTCGACCTATCCCGGTCCAGACCGGCCTGAAAGCCAGCAATGATCAGCTGAGCGCCGAGACCCATCACAAGCGCGGTGAGTCCATCCCGTAGGCGCGCTTCTGGGCCTTGCCGCCTGggggttgctgctgttgtggTCGGCGACCACTGTACGTCTCCACCATCCTTTGCAACCGTAGATTGCGCAGACCCGGGTAAGGAGactggcgtcggcggcagaATGATGGCTGGCCGCTTCAACACGGTACCGCACCACCCGGTGCCGCGGCACAGGGTGGCCGGATGACTGTGGGTGGGAGTCGAAGGTTGACATCGCGCGGGCGCCATAGTTTTATTGCTGAGTCTGCATTCGTATTTGCGCCCACGGATCCATGGGCAGAAGATGGACACAAGTCAAGCAGGTGTCGGACGCGGTTTGCCGGGCATGGGCGGGATGTGGACATGGTATGTGAGGCGAGCAAGGCTGGGGAGAGACAAGCCGGGCCTGGCATAACGGCCGCAGCGCTTTGTAGAGATGAACACGGACGAAAGGGACTGGGGATATCTAGGGCACACCGCTGCGGCGGGATGAGGTGTTTGTATCCCTCTTCCCCTGGCCAGCTGGTCGCTTCTACCCTAACCATCGGAACGGCGCGAGGGTTGATGATTTTGGTATTTGTTCTGTTGCCCGCAGCTCTGAGACGGCGGCTTGGAACTCCCAAACActgcgccggggcgggatcATATCGCCGGCAatccggcggcgggccatggcgggAGGAAACGGGTTCGAACCAGAGCCAATGAGCATATAGGCCACGAGCAAGAGCAGGGGAAATGTCGCGGAGGCTGCTTCCCCTTCGATAGACATGGCGAACAGCGAGGTCAAGGCTGTTCCGTCGGTGTAGGCCATCTCGGGAGGACGCACCAGAACGACTCTACAAGGCGAGCTCTTCACAACATCATGCCTGACTGTCGTCCAAAAGCAGCACACACGACATGCCGACGCAGATACCCGACGATGGCCGGCACGGAACCTCCACCGTCCCGGTACGGTAACTCAGATGTGATTGTTTGGTTTCCAGTTTTAACGCCTTGCCAGAAACAGTTCGCCGTTCCGGGAGAGCTTCCGAGATGCGGGAAGCCTTGGGAACGAGTCAGAACACCCAAGGATATATCAATGCCCCTGGGCatgcggccgcggagctcACACAGACACCGGGTACAAGTTGGACCCCGTCATGGCAGTGGATCTATCAGGGAGAGGCCTCGGGTGACACAAACGCCAAACGGCTCCTGACAAACGTTCGCATCAAGTACGTACCCAGGGTACCCCAAGCGGGGATGTAGCTGTTTCGGAGCGCCAGCGGGCATCCGAAGGGACCCGGCATTGGGATAACGGTTAGCCATGCGCATGCCCGTGCAGAAGGGCGAACGGCTGGGCCTGCGCGTTTGCTGGGACGAGGCATGAATATCAGCATCCGAAAAGAGGCCATGGTTGTGAAATCCGGTCCGTCGGAACCAATTGTGTTGACCACCTCAGGCGGAGAACTCGGCATCGCCTAGGCAAACGGGACGGCTTCTGCAAGGACGAACGCCAACCATCGCGTACAGTCCGGGTCCATGGCTGTGGCATGACAAACACAAAGACAAAGCAGACATCTAACTACACAGCACGTCGAATCTGGCTCCAAGGTGGATCAGATTTGGCTTGTTTGCACCCTATAGTAGATTGGCCGCTGTGTTTGGCTT
Encoded proteins:
- a CDS encoding mitochondrial 54S ribosomal protein uL14m, which gives rise to MIQLKTLLNCIDNSGAAIVECAQIIGQKRHASIGDRIVVVVQKQRSANADGMAGAGAPKVKRGDIRHAIVVRTRQPVQRRDGSVVRFDDNACVLINKAGDPIGSRINGVVGSELRKKKWSRILSMAPMQA